DNA from Corynebacterium aurimucosum ATCC 700975:
GCACCGCACACGCCGCGTGCCCTGGAAGGTTCCGGCTTCAATCAACTTGGCTCTTCAGCAGTGGGGTCTAGTCATCTTCTTGGCGTCGGTGGGGCTCGCTTCGAGTGAGGCTTTCCAGTCCACGGCCTTCTCCTGGATGGGCTTGAAGTCCATGGTTCTGGCCGCCATCATTACCGTGGTTGCCGTCGCTATCTTCGCTGTTGCCAATAGGTTCCTCGGCCAGTCGGAGACCCGCACCGCCGGCGGTATCTCCGGCATCTTCGGCCAGCCTGCCGTGGTCAACTACGCCACGGGTATGAGTACGGATTCCCGCATCATGACCGGCTACGCGGCCACCATTGTGGTGGCGCAGATAGCCAAGATCGTGGTCATCCCACTCATGCTCACCTTCTAATCTGGCCCGCGGCTTTATGCCTTAGTAGCGGCTCAAACTGTTCTGTGCAGCAATACTTCGGCATTATGCGAGCTGAGATTGACCCACAAGGGTGGCGCAGCGCACAATCCATCGGTACGATTCGGGTTAACTTCGTACAGTTTGGAGAGCGAAATATGGACATCGTTATTGTGGGCGCCGCCCGAACGCCCTTCGGCAAGTTGCTTGGCGGCCTTGCGGCCTTGCCCGCAACGGAGCTCGGCTCCCATGCCATCGCTGCTGCGCTCGCGCAAGCGCAGGTCAACCCCGACGACGTTGATGCGGTGATCTTCGGACAAGTCTTGCAGGCAGGTGTGGGGCAAAACCCCACGAAGCAGGCAGCACTGGGGGCAGGAATTTCCCCGAACGCGCACACCACAACGGTCAACAAGGTCTGCCTGTCCGGTCTGACCGCGATTATCGACGCCTCCCGGCTCCTGCGCTCCGGCGAAGCCACGGTGGTAGTGGCCGGGGGAATGGAGTCGATGTCGAATGCTCCCCACCTGCTGCCGCAGTCGCGCAAGGGAAAGAAATTCGGCTCTGTTGAGCTTCTCGATCACATGGAGCACGATGGCCTGCGGGCAGCGGACCTCGGGATTTCCATGGGCTCGCTGTCGGAGAAGTATGCCGAGCGCTATCCGGCCACCCGCCAGGAACAAGACCGCTGCGCCGCGCTGTCCCACCAGCGCGCTCTGCAGGCGAGCGAGGAGGGACTCTTTGACACGGAGATCGCTCCGATCACCGTAGCGAGCCGGCACGACGAGATCACCTTCTCGCGCGATGAAGGCATCCGGGAGGGAGTCACCGAAGAATCCTTGGCTGGGCTGCGTCCGGCCTTTGAGCCTGAAGGAGGCATAACGGCCGGAAATTCTTCACCCATCACGGATGGGGCTGCGGCCGTCGTTCTCACCACCCGCGAACATGCGGAGAAAAAAGGGTTGCCGATCATGGCGGTCCTGCGCGCGCCTGGGCAAGTAGCCGGCCCGGATTCTTCGCTGCAGGAGCAGCCCGCTCGTGCCCTTCT
Protein-coding regions in this window:
- a CDS encoding acetyl-CoA C-acyltransferase; translation: MDIVIVGAARTPFGKLLGGLAALPATELGSHAIAAALAQAQVNPDDVDAVIFGQVLQAGVGQNPTKQAALGAGISPNAHTTTVNKVCLSGLTAIIDASRLLRSGEATVVVAGGMESMSNAPHLLPQSRKGKKFGSVELLDHMEHDGLRAADLGISMGSLSEKYAERYPATRQEQDRCAALSHQRALQASEEGLFDTEIAPITVASRHDEITFSRDEGIREGVTEESLAGLRPAFEPEGGITAGNSSPITDGAAAVVLTTREHAEKKGLPIMAVLRAPGQVAGPDSSLQEQPARALLQALERQGWSAKDLDHIEINEAFAAVVVHSARVLGIHPDDVNPQGGAIALGHPIGASGARLVVHAAHLLAESHARRAGVTLCGGGGQGEALLLEAVN